Part of the Dehalococcoidales bacterium genome is shown below.
CGAGATAACCTGGCTCATCAGGTAGCCGTGCGCACCATGAAGCTGGATGGCATCGAAACCGGCCTCCCGACCGCGCACTGCCGCCGCGGCAAAGTCGGCGATAATGCCTTCGATGTCCTCTTCAGTCATCTCCCGATGCGGCCGCTTCATCTCCGGCATCTCGGAGATAGCCAGGAGGGTAGCGCCCTTCCCGACGAGGTACCCCGAGTTGATACCGGCATGGACAATCTGCAATGCAATCCTGGCGCCGTCCTGGTGGGCAGCTTCAACCATCCGCCGCATACCCGGAATCATGTCGTCGCTGTGTATGCCGTACTGGCCCGGGTTCGCCTGGCCGTGTGAAGATACAAAGGCATATCCGCTGACAATGAGACCGATTCCACCTTTGCCCAATTCCCGGTACATCGCCACCGAGGTATCGGTCACTGCACCATTGATATCGGCGGTGGCGTCCCAGGTCGCCGACCGCATAAAGCGGTTCTTCAGCTTCAATCTGCCAATTGTGCAGGATTCAAACAGGGATTGTGCTCCAGAACCGGTAGATGACATTTCAGGCTCCTTTAAGATGATACGACCGTAATAGACTCAGCAAGGTTCTGAACAAGGGGTTTCGCCTCTTCTGAGAGGCGCCCCCTTTGATTCGTCTTCCACTCAATAGAACCTTCACACTGGTGTACGCCCTATCCCGTGTGGCCCAGACGGGATGGTCGAAAGGGTTTTTCATTATCCTGTTAGACGCCCTCCAGGAAGTTCCGAGGACCGTTGACACAGAGACCGCTGATTACGTCCTCACTGACACCCATCTCCCGGAGCTGGCCAAAGACCGCGTCCTTTATGTAAAGGAACCCGTGCGGGTTGTAGCGCTTCCGTTCCTCCTCTATCTGCCGCCAGTTGGGACCGATGAAGCTGATGGCAGAACGGTCATGTGAAGGGCACAGACGGCCCGCCCAGCCGGCATCGATTAGTGCTTTCATGGTATTCGTGCGCGCCCGTGGACTGACTCCCCTCCCCGGATAGCGGTCCAGCCCCAGGTAGCATCCCTGCTCCAGAAGCCAGGTCAGGTACTCTATGTCCGTGGTATCGTTGGAATGGTCGAGTTTGACCCCCTTCGGACTAACCCCTTCTTCCTGCAGGATTGCCAGTTGCTGCCGGCCCACCTGCCCCGGCGAGTAGGAATGCAGCATGATGGGGACACCGGTCTTGAGGTGGGCGCGCCCGATTGCCCGCAGGACCACCTGTGCCTGCGGCGTGACCTCTCCGTAGTCGCTGGCCGATTTCAGTATCCCCGCCTTGATATTAGTGCCGGAGATACCCTCTTCCACCTCACGGACAAACACCTCGGTGAGCTGCTCAACGGAAGCGCCGCGGAAGAACATGGGAATGTCCAGCCACCATCCGGAAACGGCAATGATATTCACCCCGCTGCGGCGTGAGGCCTCGGCTATCATTTCGATGTCACGACCCAGGTCGGTGGTGGTAGCATCGACAATGGTCTCGATTCCCCCTTCTTTGGCCTGCTTGAGCTCGTTGACAGCACGTTCCAGCGGGTCGGTGCCGAGTAGCTCAGGATAGTCCCGATATACCCCGGCAAAGCCAACCAGAACATGCTCGTGCATCAGGGCAAAGCCCAGGTCTTTACTGTCAATCGGTCCGAGTACGGTGTTCACTGTAGCCATGAATAGAATGCTCCTTTCCTGTTGGGGTACTTTTGCCCCCTCTGTATTGTGTCTCGGGAGTCCAGGTTATGTAAAGATGAACAGCGCGGCAATCTTATCTAAGGGGATTATCCATGCAGGATACTGCGGTTATGTTAGCAGTCCATCCACCAACCGTCAAGGCAATCCCTGGCTCCCGGCAGCACGGCTATTGGACCGCTCCGCTTGACAGATGGGTGCTGCGAGCCTATCATCCTGATTAGTGACGATGTCAGATAAGGACCTATCCGCAAACCTTATTACGTGTGGCCTGGAGACCAGCTTTCTCGGGCAGAGGGTACTCTACTACCCCCGCCTGAGGACAACGATGGAGACGGCACGGCAGGAAGCACTTAATGGCGCCCCTGAGGGAACGGTCATCATCGCTGACGAGCAGACTGCGGCACGGGGCCGACTCAAACGCACCTGGCTCTCTCCCCGGGGTAACATCGCCCTCTCGGTGGTCCTGTACCCGGACCGGGAGCACCTTCACTCCCTCATCATGGCAGCTTCCCTGGCAGTGGTACACAGCATCGAGACGGTCACCGGCCTCAGACCGCAACTCAAATGGCCGAATGATGTCCTCCTTGACGGCAAGAAGGTGTGCGGTATTCTGGTCGAGGCCAGTGTTCAGTCCAATAAGGTGGACTACGCGATTGTTGGTATCGGCATAAACGTCAACCTCAACCCGGCCGATTTCCCGGCGATACTGCCCGTTGCCACCAGTCTTTCCCGGGAACTGGGTCGGGAAGTATCCCGTCTGGAGCTGGTGAAGTGCCTGCTCCGTGAGATGGAACGACTCTACCTGGCTGCCCCGGAAAGTGAAACGGTCTACGAGGAATGGAGACGCCGTCTGGTGACCCTGGGAAAAGCGGTCCGCGTGACCTCGGGAGAAACGACTCTTGAAG
Proteins encoded:
- a CDS encoding biotin--[acetyl-CoA-carboxylase] ligase, translated to MSDKDLSANLITCGLETSFLGQRVLYYPRLRTTMETARQEALNGAPEGTVIIADEQTAARGRLKRTWLSPRGNIALSVVLYPDREHLHSLIMAASLAVVHSIETVTGLRPQLKWPNDVLLDGKKVCGILVEASVQSNKVDYAIVGIGINVNLNPADFPAILPVATSLSRELGREVSRLELVKCLLREMERLYLAAPESETVYEEWRRRLVTLGKAVRVTSGETTLEGTAESVQPDGSLLLRLPDGTPKRILAGDVTLREQRQQE